A single window of Apus apus isolate bApuApu2 chromosome 18, bApuApu2.pri.cur, whole genome shotgun sequence DNA harbors:
- the NCF1 gene encoding neutrophil cytosol factor 1 has protein sequence MGDVFIRHIELLGYEKRFFPSQHYVYMFLVKWNDLSEKLVYRRFTEIYEFHKALKEMFPIESGDINMENRIIPHLPAPKWFDGQRSTQNRQGTLSEYCYTLVNLPHKISRCSHVVSFFKVRPDDMNPVTDSQIRKPEVFLLPKDAKKNSTDITGPMVLQTYRAIADYEKSSTSEMSLKAGDMVDVVEKGESGWWFCQLKNKRGWVPAAYLEPLDGPDESEEQEPNYAGEPYVVQKSYTAVEEDELTLKEGDTIEVIHKLLDGWWVIRKDETTGYYPSMYLQKAGEVNTSVKSELRNRSAPPRRSTIRNSKSIHKQGRRQISQETYRRNSRKYIQSRRNLRGNIQNKANAIIEKNEEEESKPKAQPAVPPRPSKDLILNRCTESTRRKIL, from the exons atgGGGGACGTCTTCATCAGGCACATCGAGCTGCTGGGCTACGAGAAGAGGTTTTTCCCCAGCCAGCACTAC GTCTACATGTTCCTGGTGAAGTGGAACGACCTCTCTGAAAAGCTCGTCTACCGCCGGTTTACCGAGATCTACGAGTTCCAT AAAGCACTGAAGGAGATGTTCCCTATTGAATCTGGGGACATCAACATGGAGAACCGGATCATCCCGCACCTGCCAG CTCCCAAGTGGTTTGACGGGCAGCGCTCGACGCAGAACCGGCAGGGCACGCTCTCCGAGTACTGCTACACCCTGGTCAACCTGCCCCACAAGATCTCCCGGTGCTCACACGTGGTCAGCTTCTTCAAGGTCCGTCCCGATGACATGAACCCCGTCACAGACAGCCA GATCAGGAAGCCTGAGGTCTTCCTCCTGCCAAAGGATGCCAAGAAGAACTCCACGG ACATCACGGGCCCCATGGTCCTGCAGACGTACCGAGCCATCGCCGACTACGAGAAGAGCTCCACGTCTGAGATGTCTCTGAAGGCTGGGGACATGGTGGACGTCGTGGAGAAGGGCGAGAGTG GTTGGTGGTTTTGCCAGTTGAAGAATAAACGAGGCTGGGTGCCAGCTGCCTATCTGGAGCCACTGGATGGTCCTGATGAGTCTGAAGAGCAGGAGCCCAACTATGCAG GTGAGCCCTACGTTGTCCAGAAAAGCTACACAGCAGTGGAGGAGGATGAGCTGACCCTCAAGGAGGGAGATACCATCGAAGTCATCCACAAGCTGCTCGATGGCTGGTGGGTGATCAG GAAGGATGAAACCACAGGTTATTACCCCTCCATGTACCtgcagaaagctggggaggtgaACACCTCTGTGAAGAGCGAGCTGAGGAACCGGAGCGCTCCACCACGGAG ATCCACCATCCGAAACTCAAAGAGCATCCACAAGCAGGGCCGGAGGCAGATCAGCCAGGAGACCTACAGGAGGAACAGCAGGAAGTACATCCAGAGCCGGAGGAACCTGAGGGGAAACATCCAGAACAAGGCCAATGCCATCA TTGAGAAAAacgaggaggaggagagcaagCCCAAGGCTCAGCCTGCTGTTCCTCCCCGCCCCAGCAAAGACCTCATCCTGAACCGCTGCACCGAGAGCACCCGGAGGAAGATCTTGTGA